One region of Sulfuriroseicoccus oceanibius genomic DNA includes:
- a CDS encoding type II toxin-antitoxin system VapC family toxin: MNRVLADTNIWCDFFSGGDSTLAHLLEYDLLLTHTLVIGELAVGNLPKRRQTLADLQQLPQMRSASFHETLTFINHHQLYGRGLQWNDLLILASVIAAPGVLLWTRDRRLGAAAAEFNVAFDTPQHHSK, from the coding sequence ATGAACCGCGTCCTCGCCGACACCAACATCTGGTGTGACTTCTTCTCAGGCGGCGACTCCACGCTCGCGCACTTGCTGGAGTATGATCTCTTGCTCACTCACACTCTGGTCATCGGTGAGCTGGCGGTTGGCAACCTCCCCAAACGGAGACAAACTCTGGCAGATCTCCAACAACTGCCCCAAATGCGCTCGGCAAGTTTTCACGAAACGCTGACATTCATCAACCACCACCAGCTCTATGGTCGTGGTCTACAATGGAATGATCTGCTGATTCTAGCGTCGGTCATTGCCGCCCCCGGAGTCCTGCTCTGGACGCGTGACCGTCGCCTTGGCGCGGCTGCCGCCGAGTTCAACGTCGCATTCGACACACCGCAGCATCACAGCAAATAA
- a CDS encoding type II toxin-antitoxin system VapB family antitoxin, translated as MRTTVTIDDELFAEAAKITGESSASPVINAALKALVAAESRKRLQALAGSAPGFTVPPRDQRSMPICVADDPQNYPSENP; from the coding sequence ATGAGAACCACAGTCACCATTGATGACGAGCTGTTCGCTGAAGCCGCCAAGATCACGGGGGAATCGTCCGCATCGCCTGTCATCAACGCTGCCCTAAAAGCTCTGGTCGCAGCAGAGAGCCGCAAGCGTCTGCAAGCGCTCGCCGGATCCGCGCCCGGATTTACCGTCCCCCCAAGGGACCAGCGCTCCATGCCAATCTGCGTCGCTGATGATCCCCAGAACTACCCGTCTGAGAACCCATGA